In a genomic window of Meleagris gallopavo isolate NT-WF06-2002-E0010 breed Aviagen turkey brand Nicholas breeding stock chromosome 1, Turkey_5.1, whole genome shotgun sequence:
- the LOC100538975 gene encoding LOW QUALITY PROTEIN: lysozyme g-like (The sequence of the model RefSeq protein was modified relative to this genomic sequence to represent the inferred CDS: deleted 1 base in 1 codon) yields the protein MSGCSNFYGNIANVETTGASERTAKPEGLGYAGVAASEKIAERDLKNMDKYKETITKVANSKCVSPSVVAAVISRESHAGTALKDGWGDHGNAFGLMQIDKRYHQIHGAWNSEEHIKQGTDILCQSINDIQKKFPTWSKEQQLKGGISAYNAGTRNVRTYEGMDVGTTHNDYANDVVARAKFFQRHGY from the exons ATGTCAG GCTGTTCTAATTTCTACGGGAACATAGCAAATGTTGAAACAACTGGTGCATCAGAGAGAACTGCGAAGCCGGAAGGTCTGGGCTATGCAG GAGTTGCTGCTTCAGAGAAGATTGCTGAAAGAGATTTGAAGAACATGGACAAATAT AAAGAAACTATCACAAAAGTGGCCAACAGCAAGTGTGTTTCACCATCTGTGGTTGCTGCTGTTATCTCTCGAGAGTCACACGCTGGGACAGCACTGAAGGATGGCTGGGGTGACCACGGAAATGCATTTGGTTTAATGCAG ATTGACAAACGGTACCATCAGATTCATGGTGCATGGAACAGTGAAGAGCACATAAAACAAGGCACAGACATTTTGTGTCAGTCAATAAACGATATTCAGAAAAAATTCCCAACATGGAGTAAGGAACAGCAGCTCAAAG gTGGGATTTCAGCCTATAATGCAGGAACAAGAAATGTCCGGACCTATGAAGGAATGGATGTTGGCACAACACACAACGACTATGCCAACGATGTGGTTGCAAGAGCCAAGTTCTTTCAGAGACATGGATACTGA